In the Geobacter sp. FeAm09 genome, one interval contains:
- the dksA gene encoding RNA polymerase-binding protein DksA, with protein MEAEKVEYFRNVLIEEMKSLLGEADKTVTEMTSDAANFPDPTDRATQESDRNFELRIRDRERKLINKIKDALERIDAGEFGICEECGEEIGEARLKARPVTTLCINCKMEEEEKERRQ; from the coding sequence ATGGAAGCGGAAAAGGTTGAATACTTCAGAAATGTTCTGATCGAAGAGATGAAATCCCTGCTCGGCGAGGCGGACAAGACGGTCACGGAAATGACCTCCGATGCGGCCAACTTTCCCGATCCCACCGACCGCGCCACCCAGGAGTCGGACCGTAACTTCGAACTGCGCATACGGGACCGTGAGCGCAAGTTGATCAACAAAATAAAAGACGCCCTGGAGCGCATCGACGCCGGCGAATTCGGCATTTGCGAGGAGTGTGGCGAGGAGATCGGCGAAGCGCGTCTCAAGGCGCGTCCGGTAACGACGCTCTGCATCAACTGCAAAATGGAAGAGGAAGAAAAAGAACGACGTCAATAG
- a CDS encoding GAF domain-containing sensor histidine kinase encodes MEARTPPKQAASHKQLVELTILYQFSNTMLSTIRLNKLTHLILTALTSDSTRLFERAMLFLRNEKSGVLQGMLGVTRDTAGGMKVVGGEDALSSRWDIDDEAIVLQRESAFSKHVRSTRIEASANCTIIRRVIHEHRLYALGEDDCRVCETCDFIHRLGIAAFAVVPLIARDKALGIIVVDNPVSSKEIGRDDLHFLQLIANQAGMAVENSMLYNRIEEAHSNLRDARERLVHGERLAAIGEMAANLAHELKNPLITIGGFAGRLVKGLSCNSREHHYADTIVKEISRLERMLADILAFSRKPTICYSVCDAGDILNDCFASCATTLEDHCVTLATSFEDGPWPTLGDAHQLKQVFLNLMLNACEAMPDGGSLHVALQKVSLDKKYILVSIQDSGGGIPADMLPKIFTPFFTTKPHGTGLGLAIVNRILQNHGGSIEAGNEGKGAVFTVTLPQAAVQ; translated from the coding sequence ATGGAAGCCCGCACCCCCCCCAAACAGGCCGCATCCCACAAGCAACTCGTCGAACTGACGATTCTTTATCAGTTCAGTAATACCATGCTGTCCACCATTCGCCTCAACAAGCTGACCCATCTCATCCTTACCGCCCTTACCTCAGACAGCACCAGGCTCTTTGAACGGGCGATGCTGTTTCTGCGCAACGAGAAATCGGGGGTGCTGCAGGGTATGCTCGGCGTCACCCGGGATACCGCCGGGGGGATGAAGGTGGTAGGGGGGGAGGACGCCCTCAGCAGCCGCTGGGATATCGACGATGAGGCCATTGTCCTCCAGCGGGAATCCGCTTTTTCGAAGCATGTCCGCTCGACCCGGATCGAGGCCAGCGCGAATTGCACCATTATCCGGCGCGTCATCCACGAGCACCGTCTCTATGCCCTGGGGGAGGATGACTGCCGCGTCTGCGAAACCTGCGATTTCATCCACCGTCTCGGCATCGCGGCCTTTGCCGTCGTTCCCCTCATCGCCCGGGACAAGGCCCTGGGGATCATCGTCGTGGACAACCCCGTCTCAAGCAAGGAGATCGGCCGGGACGACCTGCATTTTTTGCAGCTCATCGCCAACCAGGCCGGCATGGCGGTTGAAAACTCCATGCTCTACAACCGTATCGAAGAGGCCCACTCCAACCTGCGCGATGCCCGGGAGCGCCTCGTCCACGGCGAACGCCTGGCGGCCATCGGCGAGATGGCGGCCAACCTGGCCCATGAGCTCAAAAATCCGCTCATAACCATCGGCGGTTTTGCCGGGCGGCTGGTCAAGGGACTTTCCTGCAACTCCCGCGAACATCACTACGCCGACACCATTGTGAAGGAGATCAGCCGGCTGGAGCGGATGCTGGCCGATATCCTGGCGTTTTCGCGCAAGCCGACCATCTGCTACAGTGTCTGCGACGCGGGCGATATTCTGAACGACTGCTTTGCCAGCTGCGCCACGACCCTCGAGGATCACTGCGTCACGCTCGCCACCTCCTTTGAGGACGGCCCCTGGCCGACCCTCGGCGATGCCCACCAACTCAAGCAGGTTTTTCTGAATCTCATGCTGAACGCCTGCGAAGCGATGCCTGACGGAGGCTCGCTCCATGTGGCACTCCAAAAAGTATCCCTTGACAAAAAATACATATTGGTTAGCATACAGGACTCGGGTGGAGGCATACCGGCCGACATGCTGCCGAAGATCTTCACCCCCTTCTTCACCACCAAGCCGCATGGCACGGGCCTGGGACTTGCCATCGTCAACCGCATCCTGCAGAATCACGGCGGTAGTATCGAAGCGGGTAACGAAGGTAAAGGGGCGGTGTTCACCGTCACCCTGCCGCAGGCGGCGGTGCAATAG
- a CDS encoding ABC transporter substrate-binding protein yields MIGLLLACLCAGMPPSCALAAGGCRVLVVMSYEEDYPWVKQQKEGIDSQLGGVCEVKYFYLNTKRNFAGGGERSKEAYALYRSFRPDGVIAADDDAQAMFVVPYLRDKVKTPVMFCGVNAEPEQYGYPASNVSGVLERHHIAESIVLARQLIPSVKTIGFIMKESPVAGLVRNQVNQEYASYPIRVVGFKMPKTLMEAVAMAREFRKSADVLYVETLEGIVDAAGSPIKDREAMSTVARAFGKATLTGNSYYIEYGLLAAVVLSGQEQGATVARMLQQAMGGTPVARIPVVKNHSGKRMINVTVMKKLGITPKPLVLRGVELVRTKEP; encoded by the coding sequence ATGATTGGGCTGCTGCTGGCATGCCTGTGTGCTGGCATGCCCCCTTCCTGCGCGCTGGCTGCCGGGGGCTGCCGGGTGCTTGTGGTGATGAGTTATGAAGAGGATTATCCCTGGGTTAAACAGCAGAAGGAGGGGATTGATTCCCAATTGGGTGGCGTCTGTGAGGTTAAGTATTTTTACCTGAACACCAAGCGGAATTTTGCCGGCGGAGGGGAGCGGAGCAAGGAAGCCTATGCCCTCTACCGTTCTTTTCGCCCCGACGGCGTTATCGCTGCCGATGACGACGCCCAGGCCATGTTCGTGGTCCCCTATCTCAGGGACAAGGTGAAGACGCCGGTCATGTTCTGCGGCGTGAATGCGGAGCCGGAACAATACGGCTATCCGGCCAGCAACGTGTCCGGCGTTCTCGAACGCCACCATATCGCCGAATCCATCGTGCTGGCACGGCAACTCATCCCCTCCGTCAAGACCATCGGCTTCATAATGAAGGAGAGCCCGGTAGCCGGGTTAGTCAGGAACCAGGTAAACCAGGAGTACGCATCGTATCCCATCAGGGTCGTGGGTTTCAAAATGCCAAAGACCCTGATGGAGGCTGTTGCCATGGCCAGGGAGTTCAGAAAGAGCGCCGATGTGCTGTACGTGGAGACCCTCGAGGGGATCGTCGACGCGGCCGGCAGCCCGATCAAGGACCGTGAGGCCATGTCGACCGTGGCCAGGGCCTTCGGCAAGGCGACCCTGACGGGGAACTCCTACTACATCGAATATGGTCTCCTGGCGGCCGTTGTCCTGTCGGGCCAGGAACAGGGTGCAACCGTCGCTCGCATGCTTCAGCAGGCCATGGGGGGCACCCCTGTTGCCAGGATTCCTGTCGTCAAAAATCACAGCGGCAAACGGATGATCAACGTGACGGTTATGAAGAAGCTGGGTATAACCCCCAAACCGCTCGTTCTGCGGGGGGTCGAACTGGTTCGGACGAAGGAGCCGTGA
- a CDS encoding ATP-binding protein, producing MGSNLTKGMGIATRLILMNLLLVTLFAVMSVLAHYTFAKVERLVGTSVGSDVKQNMANARMLRELAAIFSQTDQLLGNFLKNEKVLEKQSRQVVAAVERLGAESSDRRLTLPLQAYARRLDTLFEVCTGVNTALRQVEQLEQRLHGELDALEQTISDAKIALVLKGLDPVIMDQLTVLTAGFQDSLQSINLLFFRSISDKSTVVAAARHKQLLTMIDDFTLQLQALTASEPQIAAYAPRVVASMRTYRAMVDRYYLSMEELQRQSRQLEEAKAMVNGIMQRMDEELAVSSSGISRHVHDIMVTSRRGTQVIAVVSVLASGIAAIFFILSVIRRPMAQIIKGIEGIAAGNLDTRINLNRNDEWSHIETALNRMAGELKQSYLELERSNHELQAEILEHRQTEENLRRAKEYTENLIQGASVIVVGLDVDGCVNLFNQTAEMITGYSPGDLVGKEWCEAICPRERFPEVHAEFERLRESAIVGTFENQFLTKHGKTRTISWRNNPIIEDGVVVGTLLFGMDLTEHRTTEEQLQQSQKMEAIGRLAGGVAHDFNNMLGVILGYAELSMLTVAEGSKLRRNLVEISKAAQRSRDITRQLLAFSRKEVIAPQPTNLNTLIVETEKTLGRLIGEDIDLAFRPAQDLWTVKVDPSQIDQILMNLAVNARDAMPDGGRLSIETSNIRIDESYCQYQLDAQPGDFVRIAVSDTGIGMDDETQRHIFEPFFTTKEVGKGTGLGLATTFGIVKQNNGFIQVYSEPGHGSTFNIYLPSTAESAVAPPSHGEKPPAGAGAVLVVEDDKTVLTMSTMMLEEIGYTVHATGDPQEAIALCRDPGTVLDMILSDVIMPAMSGKEMVEQILQVRPAIKVLYMSGYTSDIIAQKGVLEEGMHFIHKPFDMHTLHEKIKETLNG from the coding sequence ATGGGCAGTAATCTAACCAAAGGTATGGGGATCGCCACCCGGCTGATCCTCATGAATCTGTTGCTTGTGACGCTGTTTGCCGTCATGAGCGTATTGGCCCATTACACGTTTGCCAAGGTGGAACGGTTGGTGGGCACGAGCGTCGGCTCCGATGTCAAGCAGAACATGGCTAACGCCCGCATGCTGCGGGAACTGGCGGCAATATTTTCTCAAACCGACCAACTGTTGGGGAATTTTCTCAAGAACGAGAAGGTTCTTGAAAAACAGAGCAGGCAGGTGGTGGCCGCCGTGGAGCGCCTGGGCGCCGAGAGCAGCGACCGCCGTCTGACCTTGCCGCTTCAGGCGTATGCCCGCAGGTTGGATACGCTTTTCGAGGTCTGCACCGGAGTCAATACGGCTCTCCGGCAGGTTGAGCAGTTGGAACAGCGTCTGCACGGGGAGCTCGACGCCCTCGAGCAGACCATCAGCGACGCCAAGATCGCACTGGTTCTCAAGGGGCTCGATCCGGTCATCATGGACCAGTTGACGGTTCTTACCGCCGGCTTCCAGGATTCTCTCCAGAGCATCAACCTGCTGTTTTTCCGGTCCATCAGCGACAAATCTACGGTTGTTGCCGCCGCGCGGCACAAGCAACTGCTTACCATGATCGACGATTTCACCCTGCAACTCCAGGCCTTGACGGCATCGGAGCCGCAAATCGCCGCGTACGCCCCCCGGGTGGTCGCCTCCATGCGGACCTATCGCGCCATGGTTGACCGCTATTACCTGTCCATGGAGGAGTTGCAGCGCCAGAGCCGTCAATTGGAAGAGGCAAAGGCGATGGTGAACGGCATCATGCAGCGCATGGACGAAGAGCTTGCCGTCTCTTCCAGTGGCATCAGCCGCCATGTGCACGATATCATGGTCACCTCCCGCCGCGGCACCCAGGTGATTGCGGTGGTATCGGTCCTGGCCTCCGGTATTGCGGCCATATTCTTCATCCTCTCCGTTATCCGCCGGCCGATGGCCCAGATCATAAAGGGGATCGAAGGTATTGCGGCCGGCAATCTCGATACCAGGATCAACCTCAACAGAAACGATGAGTGGAGCCATATAGAAACCGCCCTGAACCGTATGGCCGGGGAGCTTAAGCAGTCCTACCTGGAGCTGGAGCGGTCCAACCACGAATTGCAGGCCGAGATCCTCGAACACCGGCAAACGGAAGAAAACCTGCGGCGGGCCAAGGAGTACACGGAGAACCTCATTCAGGGGGCCAGCGTGATTGTCGTTGGCCTTGACGTCGACGGCTGCGTGAACCTGTTCAACCAGACGGCCGAGATGATCACCGGCTACTCTCCCGGAGACTTGGTGGGGAAGGAGTGGTGTGAAGCCATCTGCCCCCGGGAGCGTTTTCCCGAGGTCCATGCCGAATTCGAACGGCTCAGAGAGAGCGCAATCGTTGGCACGTTCGAAAATCAGTTTTTGACCAAGCATGGCAAAACGAGGACCATTTCCTGGAGAAACAACCCGATCATAGAAGACGGGGTAGTTGTCGGGACGCTTTTGTTCGGTATGGACCTGACCGAACACCGCACGACGGAGGAGCAACTCCAGCAGTCCCAGAAGATGGAGGCTATCGGCCGCCTGGCCGGTGGTGTCGCCCACGACTTCAACAACATGCTCGGCGTCATCCTCGGCTATGCGGAACTGTCCATGCTCACCGTTGCCGAAGGGAGCAAGCTCCGGCGCAACCTCGTTGAGATCTCCAAGGCGGCGCAACGCTCCCGCGACATCACCCGCCAACTCCTGGCTTTTTCCCGCAAGGAGGTTATCGCCCCCCAACCGACCAACCTCAATACCCTGATCGTGGAGACGGAGAAGACCCTGGGGCGGCTCATCGGCGAGGATATCGACCTGGCTTTCCGACCGGCCCAAGACCTCTGGACGGTCAAGGTCGACCCGTCCCAGATAGACCAAATCCTGATGAACCTGGCGGTGAATGCCCGCGACGCCATGCCGGATGGCGGCCGTCTGAGCATAGAAACATCAAATATCCGCATCGATGAATCCTACTGCCAGTACCAACTGGATGCGCAGCCCGGTGATTTTGTCAGGATAGCGGTCAGCGACACCGGCATCGGCATGGACGACGAAACCCAAAGGCACATCTTCGAACCGTTCTTTACCACCAAAGAGGTCGGCAAGGGAACAGGGCTCGGCTTGGCCACAACCTTTGGCATCGTCAAGCAGAACAACGGCTTCATCCAGGTTTACAGCGAGCCGGGGCACGGCTCCACCTTCAACATATATCTGCCCAGTACCGCTGAATCCGCCGTGGCCCCGCCGTCCCACGGGGAAAAACCGCCTGCGGGGGCCGGCGCCGTCCTTGTGGTGGAAGACGACAAGACCGTGCTCACGATGTCAACGATGATGCTGGAGGAGATCGGCTACACCGTCCACGCGACCGGCGACCCCCAGGAGGCGATCGCGTTGTGCCGTGATCCGGGAACGGTTCTCGACATGATCCTTAGCGATGTCATCATGCCCGCCATGAGCGGCAAGGAGATGGTCGAGCAGATTTTGCAGGTACGGCCGGCAATCAAGGTCCTGTACATGTCCGGCTATACCTCCGACATCATTGCCCAGAAGGGGGTACTGGAGGAGGGAATGCACTTCATTCACAAGCCGTTCGATATGCATACCCTGCATGAAAAGATCAAGGAAACATTGAACGGGTAA
- a CDS encoding transporter substrate-binding domain-containing protein encodes MMRHSRGHERRNRPVPVLLRLWVFCAVAGLILAICFPCAAGADAGKRKSSVIIVGGGWDLPPYEFIDRDGKPAGYNVELTKAVAEVMGLKVEFRLGNWPEMRDKLQTGEIDLLQGMFYTDERARIFDFSNPHNNVNHAIFARRGMPTLQSLEGLRGKEVIVARGSLMHDFLARQGIAGKLILTDTPADALRLLASGKHDYAGVGLLGGIYLARELKLTNIVPVVRSVVSYRYCFAVKKGNSELLADFNEGLAILKQTGQYQKIYEKWLGVQESPRITWKEIAKYVVIAVIPLHLILLGTIFWSRSLRKQVAQRTESLTKALHELQINQKQLVQADKLAALGTLVSGVAHEINNPNGLILLSIPTLMKAHRDTAHILEEYYRDHGDFTVAGLPYIRMKAEIPRILEEMQDSGQRIKRIVSDLKDFARRDDSAGQELLDFNTAVQTAVRLAEPTFRKATDSFTVDYGAGLPRVRGNAQRIEQVIINLILNACQALPDASRSIQLSTSYHQPSGAVILRLRDEGVGISPEHMSQLTDPFFTTKRESGGTGLGLSVSAKIVRDHDGTLAFDSEPGEGTTVTLSFPIAKEEQTA; translated from the coding sequence ATGATGCGACATTCCAGGGGACATGAACGCCGTAATCGCCCCGTACCGGTCCTGCTCCGGTTGTGGGTGTTCTGTGCCGTTGCGGGCCTGATCCTTGCCATCTGCTTCCCTTGTGCCGCCGGTGCCGATGCCGGCAAACGGAAAAGCTCCGTTATTATCGTCGGCGGCGGGTGGGACCTGCCCCCGTACGAATTCATCGACCGGGACGGCAAGCCGGCCGGCTATAACGTGGAACTCACGAAGGCGGTGGCCGAGGTCATGGGACTCAAGGTCGAGTTCCGCCTGGGCAATTGGCCGGAGATGCGGGACAAGCTGCAAACCGGGGAGATCGACCTGCTCCAGGGGATGTTCTATACCGATGAACGGGCCCGGATTTTCGATTTTTCCAATCCGCACAACAACGTCAACCACGCCATCTTCGCCCGGCGCGGGATGCCGACCCTGCAATCGCTCGAAGGGTTGCGCGGCAAGGAGGTCATCGTCGCCCGCGGCAGCCTGATGCACGACTTCCTGGCCCGTCAGGGGATTGCCGGGAAGCTCATCCTGACCGATACCCCGGCCGACGCATTGCGGCTTTTGGCTTCCGGAAAACATGACTACGCGGGGGTTGGGCTTTTGGGGGGGATCTACCTGGCCCGGGAACTGAAGCTCACGAATATTGTCCCCGTGGTACGCAGCGTTGTCTCGTACCGCTATTGTTTTGCGGTGAAAAAAGGCAACTCGGAACTGCTGGCCGATTTCAATGAAGGCCTGGCCATCCTCAAACAGACGGGCCAGTACCAGAAGATCTACGAAAAGTGGCTCGGTGTCCAGGAATCTCCGCGCATCACGTGGAAGGAGATTGCCAAATACGTGGTGATCGCCGTCATTCCCCTGCATCTCATCCTGCTCGGCACCATATTCTGGTCACGCTCCTTGAGGAAGCAGGTTGCCCAAAGGACCGAATCGCTCACGAAAGCGCTGCACGAGCTGCAGATAAACCAAAAACAACTCGTCCAGGCCGACAAGCTGGCCGCCCTCGGCACCCTGGTCTCCGGCGTCGCCCATGAAATCAACAACCCCAACGGCCTGATCCTGCTCAGCATCCCGACCCTGATGAAAGCCCACAGGGACACGGCGCATATCCTCGAGGAATATTACCGCGACCACGGAGACTTTACCGTGGCAGGCCTGCCCTACATCCGCATGAAGGCGGAGATTCCCCGCATACTCGAAGAAATGCAGGATAGCGGCCAACGCATCAAACGAATCGTCTCCGACCTGAAGGATTTTGCGCGGCGCGATGACAGTGCCGGTCAGGAGTTGCTTGATTTCAATACGGCGGTGCAGACGGCAGTGCGCCTTGCCGAGCCGACATTCCGCAAGGCAACGGATTCCTTCACGGTCGATTACGGAGCGGGGCTCCCGCGGGTGCGGGGCAATGCCCAACGGATCGAGCAGGTCATCATCAATTTGATTCTCAACGCCTGTCAGGCCCTGCCGGATGCCAGCCGGAGCATCCAGCTCTCGACCTCGTACCACCAACCGTCCGGTGCCGTGATCCTCAGGCTGCGGGACGAGGGGGTCGGGATCAGCCCCGAGCATATGTCCCAGTTGACGGACCCCTTTTTCACCACCAAGCGGGAGAGTGGGGGGACCGGCCTCGGATTGTCGGTATCCGCCAAGATCGTCAGGGACCATGACGGCACCCTGGCGTTCGACTCGGAGCCCGGCGAGGGCACCACCGTGACCCTCTCCTTTCCCATTGCCAAAGAGGAGCAGACCGCATGA
- a CDS encoding sigma-54 dependent transcriptional regulator, producing the protein MTQNPYPSFGILLVDDEPAWLNMLAITLEGSAGITNIVTCSDSREVLPLLDKGGIGLVLLDLTMPHLTGEELLRKIGESHPEITTIIVSGMNQIATAVRCIKQGAFDYFIKTDEEDRIVGGVLRAVRMLEMQREYDEMSSRVVSGELRHPEAFTAIVTGDRSMLALFTYVEAVAKSPQPLLITGESGTGKELLAQAAHNLSGCRGRLVTVNVAGLDDAVFSDTLFGHVRGAFTGADSVRRGMIEEAENGTLFLDEIGDLGIASQVKLLRLLQEGEYFPLGSDRPKRLKARIVVATHQNLPAKEADGSFRRDLYYRLRTHQVRIPPLRERKGDIPLLLNHFLAEAASALGKKRPTPTQGLAQYLTTYGFPGNIRELKAMVYDAVSVHNDRMLTLEPFVDAIERARHDTGPAGAAAARENPFAGFEELPTFGDAAGFLVMEAMNRAGGNQTLAARLLGISQPALNKRLKLLRG; encoded by the coding sequence ATGACCCAAAATCCGTACCCCAGCTTCGGTATCCTGCTGGTTGACGACGAACCGGCCTGGCTCAACATGCTTGCCATTACCCTGGAGGGAAGCGCCGGCATCACCAACATCGTCACCTGTTCCGACAGCCGGGAAGTCCTGCCGCTCCTGGACAAGGGGGGAATCGGCCTGGTGCTCCTCGACCTGACCATGCCCCACCTGACCGGCGAAGAACTCCTCAGGAAGATCGGCGAGAGCCATCCGGAGATCACCACCATCATCGTCAGCGGCATGAACCAGATTGCGACCGCGGTGCGCTGCATAAAACAGGGGGCCTTCGATTACTTCATCAAGACCGATGAGGAGGACCGGATTGTGGGCGGGGTGCTCCGGGCGGTCCGCATGCTGGAGATGCAGCGGGAGTACGATGAGATGTCGAGCCGGGTCGTGTCCGGGGAGTTGCGTCATCCCGAGGCGTTCACCGCCATCGTGACCGGCGACCGCTCCATGCTGGCGCTGTTCACCTATGTGGAAGCGGTGGCCAAGAGTCCCCAGCCGTTGCTCATCACCGGGGAGAGCGGCACCGGCAAGGAGTTGCTCGCCCAGGCCGCCCACAACCTCAGCGGTTGCCGCGGCAGGCTGGTAACGGTCAATGTGGCGGGGCTCGATGACGCCGTCTTTTCCGATACGCTCTTCGGCCATGTGCGCGGCGCATTTACCGGTGCCGATTCCGTGCGGCGTGGCATGATCGAGGAAGCCGAAAACGGGACCCTTTTCCTCGACGAGATCGGCGACCTCGGCATCGCCTCCCAGGTGAAGCTGCTGCGCCTTCTCCAGGAGGGGGAGTACTTCCCCCTCGGCAGCGACCGGCCCAAACGCCTCAAGGCGCGCATCGTCGTGGCCACCCACCAGAACCTGCCGGCAAAGGAGGCGGATGGCTCATTCCGTCGGGACCTGTACTACCGCCTCCGCACCCATCAGGTCCGCATCCCGCCGCTTCGGGAACGCAAGGGGGACATCCCCCTGCTGCTCAACCATTTTCTGGCCGAAGCGGCGAGCGCCCTGGGCAAGAAAAGGCCGACCCCGACCCAGGGGCTGGCCCAGTACCTCACCACCTACGGGTTCCCCGGGAATATCCGCGAACTCAAGGCCATGGTCTACGACGCCGTCAGCGTGCACAACGACCGGATGCTGACCTTGGAGCCGTTCGTCGATGCCATTGAGCGCGCCCGGCACGACACCGGCCCGGCCGGCGCCGCGGCTGCCAGAGAGAACCCCTTTGCCGGGTTCGAAGAACTTCCCACCTTCGGTGATGCCGCCGGATTTCTCGTGATGGAGGCCATGAACCGCGCCGGCGGCAACCAGACCCTGGCGGCGCGCCTCCTCGGCATCTCCCAGCCGGCCCTCAACAAGCGCCTCAAGCTGCTGCGCGGCTGA